In Paracholeplasma morum, the genomic window TTCTGTGATTGAACACGAACGTGTACTCTTGAACTCTTTTCTGAAGCATTGGTTTTACCACCAAAATATGCAATCTTTTCGTTTTGAATGTTAACTACTGCCTGGTCACCACCGCGTTTTTCAGCAAGTTCAATTGCATTTTGGGCAAGTGTCCCCAATTCTTCAAAGGAAACTTCCCAAGAAGCAATCCCAATTGAAGCAGATACTCTAATTCTATGTTTAGAAGATACCTCACGAATGCGGTTTAATATCTCAAACTTATTTTGAATTACTTTTTGAAGTTCTTCATAATGCATTGCGATAATCATTCTGTCTTCAGTATAAAGTTTCAAATACCCTTTATGTTCTTGAATCCAGTCAGTGATGATACCTAAGTATTCACCACGAATATTTGATCTTTCGTAGATGTCAAATCCTGAAAGTGCCTCTTCAACGTTGTCTAGGTAAAGTACTCCGAGTGCTGTTGAACGTGATTGGTATTTTTCTTTAATCTCTTCACGACTCGTTACATCGAAAAGATAAATTACTTGGTTTTTTAAACTGCTAATCGCATCATACTTCTTATTACCGACTGTAAATAATAAAGCCGCTGAACTGGATTCTATGTTTTGATCAAATACAGGATTAAGTTCTTTAAGTAGATGATTTTCAATATCGAATCCAAACACTTTATTAGCATATGGATTACTCCATTTCACGGTGTGTGTATCTTTGTCATACAGCAAAATACCGATTGGAAGTTCGTTAAAAGCTTCATCTCCAATTTGTTTAACATGGTAAGATAAGCTTGACCAAGCGGTTAGTCTGTTATTTAATGATTTAATTTTTTGCTTTCGATTGTTATTTAGTATAAATTCGATTGAAATAACGATAAAACTGATGAATATCACAATCAAAATATAGTATATTAAAAAGTCTCTATCGTTAAATGCGCCTTCTTGGTAAGCAATAACGCCAGAAACAATGAAACCCGCAATCGATAAAATTAATCCAATAATGCGTTTCATATATCCACCCACTTTATAATAGTATACCAAAATCAGCCTTTTATATCAATATAAAAGGGTGACTTAGAATGATTAGAATCTTGTTCTATTGAAACTTAAAACGATCGATAAACAGTAAATATTTCCTTTGAAATGAACTTAATCTATTGAAATAAGTATACAAAAAAACCACTATTTCTAGTGGTTTATATTAGTATCGTACTATTCTTTAACGAATGGTAGTAATGCCATATGTCTTGCACGTTTGATTGCGACTGCAAGTGGACGTTGCCATTTAGCTGATGTTCCAGTTACACGACGAGGTAAAATTTTGCCTCTATCAGAAATGAAACGCTTTAATAGTTCAACATCTTTGAAATCGATATGATCAACTTTTGCTTGTGTAAAATAGCATACTTTACGACGTCTTTTAAATCCGCCTCTTTGTTGCATATTAAGCCTCCTATTTAGAATGGTAAATCTTCTTCACTAGCTAGACTTTTATTACTTGAAATGAATGGATCATCGTCTTCTTCAACTTGATAAACTGGTTGAGGTTGTGAATCTTGTTTTTTAGATTCTAAGAATGATACTGAGTCACAAACGACTTCTGTAACATATCTTGTTTCCCCATTTTGAGTTTCATAGGTTCTTGTTTGAATTCGACCTTCAATACCGAGTAGTGCACCCTTTTTTACATAGGTTGCCATGTTTTCGGCTTGTTTGCGCCATACCACACATTGAATAAAATCAGCTTGTCTATCCCCGGATTCACTTGAATATTGACGATCAATCGCCAAAGTAAATGAAACCACTGGAATATTATTTTGAGTTCTTTTTTGTTCAGGGTCCTTGGTTATACGACCAACTAAAACTACGCGATTAAGCATCTTGAGTCCTCCTTATTCGCCGTCTTTAACAACGATATGGCGAATGACTGATTCTGTGATACCAACGACACGATTGAATTCATCAATAGCTTCTGTAGTGGCGTTAACTAGCTTCCATACATAATAGCCTTTTTTGATGTGGTTGATTTCATATGCAAGATCTTTTAATCCGATTTCCTTAAGCTCTAAAACTTCAGATTGTCTTTCTGCGAAAATGTTGCTTAATGTCGCAATCACGTTCTTAGTTTCTTCACTTTCTAGGTTCGGACGAATGATATACATAATTTCATACTTCTTCATCTTCTTACCTCCTTATGGTCTTTTGGTCACACTCTATGGTATGACAAGGATGGTTAACAAAAACCATGCTTTGATATTATAACATAGTTATATCTATTATACAAATATATTTTATCGATATAATCTCTTATTTTGTGAGTAGTTTATAAATCATTTGATAAACTACTTTGATCGCATTCTCTAAAATGAGTTCACGAGGTTCATCTCTTAATTGAATATGGTAGCTATAAACTTCTTCCTTATAGGCAATCGAAAACCATATTTCTCCTACTTGAGAGTTAGCTTGAGCTGTAGGTCCGGCATTACCTGTTATTCCTACACCAATATCCGCTTTAGAAAGTTTCTTTATTTGAGAAGCCATTTCGATTGAGATGACTTTTGAGACAATGCCGTGGACATCAAATAGCGTTTCATTAATAAGAAGTACATCTCTTTTGGCTTCTTTTGAATAGGTCACGACACTATATTCAATCACGTTGGATGCCCCAGGATTCTTGATTAACTCATAAGCCAATCCGCCACCTGTGACGGACTCAGCGAATGCTATTTTATAGTCGTAATTGATTAAAACATCGAGTACTTTCTTAGAGATGTCCATGTTATCTCTCCCTCAATGGTATCGCATTTTTTAACGCCGAATACGCATCATAACTTATACGGAAAACCGCTCCATTAAGTAGTTTTAAGGTTATAAAATGATAATCATCCATTCTTGGATCTTGATCCAAAAATGTTTGAAAAATGGGAACATATTTTTTATTTCTAGGTTTTTTGGTTGGTACTATATCATCACTTGAAAGGTGAAAGTAATCTATTTCAGAAATCGAAATTGAAAGTCGAGATTGATCGTTTTTTGTAGGGTCAAGTACTCGTAAGAATATTTCTGATCCATTACCATATACCTTTGGAAGTTTATACTCTGTATCTTTAAAATAATCATCAATAAAGATTAGTTGCTGATGATTTGAGAGTAAGTAAATTTTACTTGATCTAAGCGCTTTAACGTGAGGGGACTTGTGTTGACCTATGTAGTATAAATCAAAGTGTTCTAATCCAGCAAATTTGGTTTCATAAAATGTATCGACTGCACTAAAGTACTTAGAAAGACGTATACTTCTTGGCACAAATAAAACGTAAATTAAGAGCCCAATTAAAACGACACTAATCAAGTAAGAGACTATGCTTGGTAGCGGTTTAAGGGAATCTGTAACACCAAGTAAAACCATGAGGAATGCCAATAGCACTAATACTACATGTAGGACTGTTCTTGAAAAACTTGGTACAAGCCATAGCTTTTTAGCCAGTTTTTTCTCATGAGACTCTCCAAGAGGTTGTCCTGTTTCAATTTTTAGTAACAAGCTGTTTAATGTCATTTAGGCCTCCTAGAGCGTAAGCTCAACTACGATAGTAGAAAATACTCCTAGAGAATATCTTCTTATGGTTAAATTAAGTTTATCTCCAAATTCTATTTCGCTAATGAGTAGTCTTAACTCGTCGATGCTTTCGATTGGTTGATCATTAACATGAGTGATAATATCTCTTTCAAAAATTAATCCCTCAGATGGTCTTAAAGGCGTTAGTGATACTACATACACACCTTTGATTGATTCTTCGATGTGTTCTGGTCTAACACCCGCATAATTCTTCTCGATAATGTCTGAGATATTTGAGACGGTTACGCCAAGTTTCGGTTGTTCAAACACGACTTTTTTTTCGTGTCTCATCTTATTTACAATAGGCACTGCTGTTAGCATAGATATTGCAAACCCAATCCCTTCAACAGAGATTTCACCTTCCGGTGTTACGACTGTTGAACGTTTCCAAGTGTTAAATCCTAATAGATTCCCATTCAGATCAAAGAGTGGTCCTCCACTATTTCCTGGATTGATTGACGCATCATGTTGAATCACTTTTGGATTGGATGTTAATCCAACAACGCCTAATGTGGCGGTATTAAAGTAGTCCAAATCTAGTGGTGTTCCGATTGCGATCACAAATGATCCAATTGTAGGTCTAGCAAAGACTTCACCATCAAACTGTTCTGTTCCAAAATATTGTAAATCTTCAGTTGTTTCAAAGGTTAATAGAGCTAAATCTTCAGGTTCATTCAAAGCATACACTTTTGCATCATAGTATTTGGATGCCAACACTCGTAAATAGCTTTGCCCTTCAATAACATGATAGTTCGTAATAACATAGTAACGATAAGATCCTTCAAGGTCTTCTCTATCATAAATCAGACCAGATCCGTGACCGACACTTAAGTCATATGCTTTTGTATCATATGAGACAATAGCAACCGTGACAGGGCTCAATTCTTCGTAAACACTAGATATTTGGCTTTGAACATCTTCAAGTGTAAATGTCGTTGTTTCTGTGTTATAACAACCCGATAAGGTAATACTTGCGATGAATAGTAAAGCTAATCCTAAAAATTTCTTCATATATTAAACTCCTTCTAATCTAAATAATTCTATAGCATTTAAGGTGGTAATTTCCTTGATTTCTGATACAGTCATTCCTCTTAAATTTGCGATTTCCTCTGCTACATACTTGGTATAAGCAGGTTGGTTTTCTTTTCCTCTATAAGGACTAGGTGCTAAATATGGGCTATCTGTTTCAATGACTAGTCTATCTAGTGGTACTAACTTAGCCAGCTCTTTTCCTACGAGATTCTTCTTATAGGTGACTGGCCCACCAATACCAATGTAAAAGCCAAGTTCAATGAACTTATTTGCCCAAACGATGTTTTCACTGAAACAATGCATGACACCACGAACCTGTTTATACGCTTTTAGCACTTCATAAACTTCATTTACACTGTTTCTCATATGGATTACAACAGGCAAATCTAGTTTGATTGCAAGTTCTAGTTGCGCTTTGAAAAGACTTATTTGTTTCTCTAGGTTATCTTTTACCCAATATAAATCAATGCCAATCTCTCCGATTGCAACTACTTTCTTATTCTTAGTAAATTCAATAACATCTTCTTCAATATAAGGCTCATCCACATAAGATGGATGTATTCCTACTGTGGCATAGAGTTCTGGATACCGATTAGCAAGGCTAACGGCATCTGTGTTTGCTTTTGGATACATTCCAATCACGATCATTTTTTGCACATCAGAAGCCTTTGCGAATGATAGTGTTTCTTCAATTTTGTTTTCAAACTCCTCTATATTTAAGTGGCAATGGGTATCAATAATCATAAATTCACCTTCTATACTATTTTAACACAGATACGTTAATTCATGATGAATATCAAAAAAAAACCACAAGCTTTCACTTGTGGTTAGTTGGTTTAAAAACTATTCAATAATTGTAGTAACTGAACCCGCACCAACAGTACGTCCACCTTCACGAATTGAGAACTTAGTTCCTTCTTCGATAGCGATTGGGTGAATTAGTTCAACGTTCATTACTGTGTTGTCACCTGGCATAACCATTTCTGTACCTTCTTGTAAAGTAATGACACCTGTGATGTCAGTTGTACGGAAATAGAATTGTGGGCGATAGTTTGAGAAGAATGCTGTATGACGTCCACCTTCTTCTTTTGAAAGAACGTAAACTTGAGCTAAGAATTTGCTATGAGGTTTAACTGAACCTGGTTTAGCTAATACTTGACCTCTTTGGATTTTGTCACGTGTAACACCACGTAATAAAGCACCGATGTTGTCTCCAGCTTCTGCCTTGTCTAATAGTTTACGGAACATTTCTACCCCAGTAACTACTGTTTTTTGAGTGTCAGCGATACCAACGATTTCAACTTCAGTGTTGACGATGATTGTACCACGTTCAACTCTACCTGTTGCAACTGTACCACGACCTGTGATTGTGAACACGTCTTCAACTGGCATTAAGAATGGTTTGTCGATTTCACGAACTGGATTGTCGATATATGTATCAACAGCTTCCATTAATTCTTCGATTTTGCCAACCCATTTAGCGTCGCCTTCAAGAGCTTTTAACGCTGAACCACGGATGAATGGAACATCATCACCTGGGAAGTCATATTCTGATAGAAGTTCACGAACTTCCATTTCAACTAAATCGATTAATTCTTCGTCGTCAACCATGTCGCATTTGTTTAAGAATACAACTAGTTTAGGAACCCCAACTTGACGTGATAGTAAGATGTGTTCGCGTGTTTGAGGCATTGGGCCGTCTGCAGCTGATACAACTAGGATACCACCGTCCATTTGTGCAGCACCTGTGATCATGTTTTTAACATAGTCGGCGTGACCTGGGCAGTCTACGTGTGCATAGTGACGTTTTTCAGTTTGGTATTCAATGTGTGAAGTATTAATAGTAATACCACGTTCTTTTTCTTCTGGTGCACTGTCAATTGCAGCGTAATCTCTCTTTTCAGCAAGACCTTTGCCTGCTAAAACAGTTGAAATTGCAGCTGTTAAAGTTGTTTTACCGTGGTCAACGTGACCAATGGTTCCGACGTTAACGTGTGGTTTTGTACGTTCGAATTTTTGTTTTGCCATTTTCTTATTCTCCTTATAGTATATGTTTTTTGTTTTTCTGTTTGTACCAATTAATATTTTATATTAAATGAAGGTCTTTTGCAAGTACCTAGGCGTTACGCTTTTTGATGATTTCTTCGGCGATTGACTTAGGTGCTTTTTCATAATGGTCAAATTGCATTACGAATGTTGCACGGCCTTGTGAATTTGAACGTAATGCTGTTGCATATCCGAACATTTCAGATAGTGGAACATTGGCTTTAATACCAATTGCATTACCTCTTGATTCTTGAGCTTCAAGTCTACCTCTACGAGATGTAATGTCCCCAATAACGTTACCTACGTATTCGTCTGGTACAACAACTTCAACCTTCATGATTGGTTCAAGAATTGTTGCATTACATTTGTCTTTAGCTGCTTTTAAAGCGATAGCTGCGGCAATCTTATAAGCCATTTCAGATGAGTCGACATCATGGTATGATCCATCGAATAGGGTTGCTTTAAGATCAAGAACTGGATAACCAGCTAAGATACCATTTGGAAGGGCTTCTTCAAGACCTTTTTGAACAACACCAATATATTCTCTAGGAACGGTACCACCAACAACAGCATCAACGAATTCAAAGCCTTTGCCTGGGTTTGGTTCAAA contains:
- the ssb gene encoding single-stranded DNA-binding protein, producing the protein MLNRVVLVGRITKDPEQKRTQNNIPVVSFTLAIDRQYSSESGDRQADFIQCVVWRKQAENMATYVKKGALLGIEGRIQTRTYETQNGETRYVTEVVCDSVSFLESKKQDSQPQPVYQVEEDDDPFISSNKSLASEEDLPF
- the rpsF gene encoding 30S ribosomal protein S6 produces the protein MKKYEIMYIIRPNLESEETKNVIATLSNIFAERQSEVLELKEIGLKDLAYEINHIKKGYYVWKLVNATTEAIDEFNRVVGITESVIRHIVVKDGE
- the tuf gene encoding elongation factor Tu translates to MAKQKFERTKPHVNVGTIGHVDHGKTTLTAAISTVLAGKGLAEKRDYAAIDSAPEEKERGITINTSHIEYQTEKRHYAHVDCPGHADYVKNMITGAAQMDGGILVVSAADGPMPQTREHILLSRQVGVPKLVVFLNKCDMVDDEELIDLVEMEVRELLSEYDFPGDDVPFIRGSALKALEGDAKWVGKIEELMEAVDTYIDNPVREIDKPFLMPVEDVFTITGRGTVATGRVERGTIIVNTEVEIVGIADTQKTVVTGVEMFRKLLDKAEAGDNIGALLRGVTRDKIQRGQVLAKPGSVKPHSKFLAQVYVLSKEEGGRHTAFFSNYRPQFYFRTTDITGVITLQEGTEMVMPGDNTVMNVELIHPIAIEEGTKFSIREGGRTVGAGSVTTIIE
- a CDS encoding S1C family serine protease, whose amino-acid sequence is MKKFLGLALLFIASITLSGCYNTETTTFTLEDVQSQISSVYEELSPVTVAIVSYDTKAYDLSVGHGSGLIYDREDLEGSYRYYVITNYHVIEGQSYLRVLASKYYDAKVYALNEPEDLALLTFETTEDLQYFGTEQFDGEVFARPTIGSFVIAIGTPLDLDYFNTATLGVVGLTSNPKVIQHDASINPGNSGGPLFDLNGNLLGFNTWKRSTVVTPEGEISVEGIGFAISMLTAVPIVNKMRHEKKVVFEQPKLGVTVSNISDIIEKNYAGVRPEHIEESIKGVYVVSLTPLRPSEGLIFERDIITHVNDQPIESIDELRLLISEIEFGDKLNLTIRRYSLGVFSTIVVELTL
- a CDS encoding CinA family protein, which translates into the protein MDISKKVLDVLINYDYKIAFAESVTGGGLAYELIKNPGASNVIEYSVVTYSKEAKRDVLLINETLFDVHGIVSKVISIEMASQIKKLSKADIGVGITGNAGPTAQANSQVGEIWFSIAYKEEVYSYHIQLRDEPRELILENAIKVVYQMIYKLLTK
- the rpsR gene encoding 30S ribosomal protein S18, with amino-acid sequence MQQRGGFKRRRKVCYFTQAKVDHIDFKDVELLKRFISDRGKILPRRVTGTSAKWQRPLAVAIKRARHMALLPFVKE
- a CDS encoding TatD family hydrolase: MIIDTHCHLNIEEFENKIEETLSFAKASDVQKMIVIGMYPKANTDAVSLANRYPELYATVGIHPSYVDEPYIEEDVIEFTKNKKVVAIGEIGIDLYWVKDNLEKQISLFKAQLELAIKLDLPVVIHMRNSVNEVYEVLKAYKQVRGVMHCFSENIVWANKFIELGFYIGIGGPVTYKKNLVGKELAKLVPLDRLVIETDSPYLAPSPYRGKENQPAYTKYVAEEIANLRGMTVSEIKEITTLNAIELFRLEGV